Proteins from a single region of Ischnura elegans chromosome 2, ioIscEleg1.1, whole genome shotgun sequence:
- the LOC124174041 gene encoding predicted GPI-anchored protein 23 — translation MGNVRQMKTIVKGKAVENVGLAIPKISALVLLIGCLALRSHAEVYSPPVGAVSTIGHSGSGGFSRPTHGVVSGPSIGDIHAAIANAAAAAQAAAQAAASASSAASAAASAASTASSAAAQASSAASAAASAASSAHSAANGAASAAAQAAAAATAASSAASSAAAAANALANAAGGGVGGGIGGGAGVGSGSGAGAGSGSGSSGFYPYA, via the exons ATGGGAAACGTTCgtcagatgaaaacaatcgttaaAGGAAAAGCGGTAGAGAATGTCGGCCTAGCAATACCAAAG ATCTCTGCCCTAGTCCTCCTAATCGGCTGCCTCGCCCTGAGGTCACACGCTGAGGTCTACAGCCCGCCCGTCGGCGCCGTCTCCACCATCGGACATTCCGGTTCCGGAGGCTTTTCGCGACCGACCCACGGCGTGGTCTCCGGTCCCTCCATCGGCGACATCCACGCCGCCATTGCCAACGCCGCTGCCGCCGCACAAGCCGCAGCCCAGGCTGCCGCATCCGCCTCTTCCGCGGCGTCTGCAGCCGCGTCTGCCGCATCCACCGCATCATCGGCCGCCGCCCAGGCCTCCTCCGCCGCTTCCGCCGCGGCCTCAGCAGCCTCGTCTGCGCACTCTGCCGCGAACGGCGCGGCGTCCGCCGCCGCACAAGCTGCAGCAGCCGCCACAGCAGCGTCTTCGGCCGCCTCTTCCGCAGCAGCGGCCGCCAACGCCCTCGCAAACGCTGCCGGTGGAGGTGTAGGTGGCGGAATAGGTGGAGGAGCTGGTGTAGGATCGGGTTCGGGTGCAGGAGCGGGTTCCGGCTCAGGGTCGTCTGGATTCTACCCTTACGCATGA
- the LOC124174216 gene encoding glycine, alanine and asparagine-rich protein-like — protein sequence MNPSISTFALIVCILAQRSSAETYSPPTRTVPTFVSQGGSSGFSLSIGHDAASIRLGEQPRTAPVQVYSAPIAVIDSSAVAGGSSGGTSLGVHGGASGSSISGVEAAIANAVAAAQAAAQAAGSASSAASAAASAASTASSAAAQASSAASAAASAAASADSAASAASSAAAQAAAAATAAASAASSAAAAANALANAASAGVGGGAAGGIGSGSSGIYPYV from the exons ATGAATCCCTCG ATCTCCACCTTCGCTCTCATCGTCTGCATTCTCGCCCAGAGATCATCGGCAGAGACCTACAGCCCGCCAACGAGGACGGTACCCACGTTCGTCTCACAAGGAGGTAGCTCCGGGTTCTCACTGTCCATCGGACACGACGCAGCAAGCATCCGCCTTGGAGAACAACCCAGAACCGCACCCGTCCAAGTATACTCAGCTCCCATTGCGGTCATAGACTCCTCAGCTGTTGCAGGGGGCTCTTCCGGAGGCACTTCATTGGGCGTCCACGGCGGGGCCTCTGGTTCGTCAATCAGTGGTGTTGAAGCAGCCATTGCTAACGCCGTGGCCGCCGCACAGGCCGCAGCCCAAGCGGCCGGTTCCGCGTCGTCCGCTGCTTCAGCGGCCGCTTCCGCCGCGTCCACCGCATCGTCGGCCGCCGCTCAAGCTTCCTCAGCCGCTTCTGCCGCTGCGTCCGCTGCCGCATCCGCTGACTCAGCCGCTTCCGCCGCGTCCTCCGCCGCTGCGCAAGCTGCAGCAGCCGCCACAGCAGCTGCTTCTGCCGCTTCGTCTGCTGCAGCCGCTGCGAACGCCCTCGCTAACGCTGCTAGCGCGGGAGTTGGCGGTGGTGCAGCAGGGGGTATTGGTTCAGGATCGTCAGGAATCTACCCATACGTGTGA